A segment of the Salvelinus sp. IW2-2015 linkage group LG6.2, ASM291031v2, whole genome shotgun sequence genome:
TTTTAGCCGGTGCCATGGCAACGCCCCCCTGCGCTTGTCTCAGAATCATCACGTGGAGGATGAGGTCatccactcctccaccttcctctccACCGGCCGGCACTCCCCCGACAGCAGGTACCTCATCCCTTCATTTTCCTCCCTCCTCGCTAGCCTTGCAGCTGGTTGCATCATCCTGTGGGCCCTGGCCTGTCTCTGCTGTGCATGTAGACTGGTGTTGGGAAATGGGGACAAACACCCTCTCTCGTGACTCGTTTGAGGCTCCTGCCGTGATGGCTTAATACAACTCTACAAGTCTATAAAAATGTCACTCATATCACCCACTTTTAttttctctcttactctttcCACTTTTacctttctctttccatctctcagcTCTCAGAAAGGGGAGGATGGAGACAAGAGGTGGAAGAAGAGGACCTCTCAGTTTTGCTACGATGGGCTCCCGCGCTACACTGCTCTGGATGCTGTGGGCTGGGTATGACCTGGCCACGAAACCAACACGCAGTCACAAACACATTACCCAACATTCCCAGTAAACCGTCACTCTTCCACCTAAAATGTAGACTACAGACACGCTTTCCCAAATTTGCAAACATGTATTTCCCTGGCGATGGTGAAGTTGACGTATGACCTTTCTCTAGGGGGCAGCTGCCGTTCTGTTGATGCAGATCTGTAGGAGGGTCCACTCTCAGGTCTCCTCTGGGGCCGAACCCAATCCCAACACAGGATGCCCGGCCGTACAGGGTACCCTGCAGAAGTTTGACTACCGCGTCCTACTGGAGATGCGTGAGTTATGCCACAACCACTAGAATCCCAAGCAATTCATCCAGTGAATGATTTTTAAGGTGTGACGTTCAGATGGATGTGGAAACTCTGAAactccctttgtgtgtgtgtgtgtgtgtgtgtgtgtgtgtgtgtgtgtgttagcattcTAAAAGTACATGAATGCAGAATGAGTCTGATCTCCTTCCTTTTGTGTACGTCCAGTGTCTCGCTGTGATGTGCTGCCCAGAGGGAGGAGTGTGAGCTGTCTGCCACAGAGACAGCAGGCCCAGCAACGCAGCACCAGCGGTAGTAGTAACAGCTACAGCAGCTCTGACCAGCTCCATGGAGAGGTGATCGCTGACAGCTTCCTCGTTGACTGTCACCACTCCTCTGGAAGAGGTCAGTCTCACATTCTACCTTCAAGAGATTAAAATCACTTTATTGGCCAATTGCAGACAAGGTCTCAACCAAAATGTGACTTTATTTGACGCTTTTAACCCGACCTCTccgaacgacacacacacaggttttggagaggtgctgttgttgtggggtttaagtgcctttctcaatggcatctaggatttaaTACCAGCAGCCCttggttgccagctcacttcccgaTAGATTTCTCCCGTCGGACCCGGGATTCGAACTGGCAACTCTCCGGTTGCTGGCTCTcctctctaggctacctgccgccctttacGTTCTAACAGTGTTTGGTCAGGGTAACTATATTTCTCTTATGAATCAATGAAATTGTACTCATATAGTTATTTTATAGTTATAGTTAGTCTTTACATATTCATGCCTACCAGATTACTTGATTTACAAACACAGGCCTAAACGCATGCACACATTTTATTCTTGAATCTTCCCATGTTAGAGGAGACGTCCTTCTCAAAGTCCTCCCATTCTGAAGACAAACGCAGAGCCAGAAAGCGAGAAGCGCCTCCGCAGCAGAGTGAGCAGGTATGTTTTTAGGCTGATCCTCTGTTTAACTCCTGTCTGATTGTGAAGCGGCATCCTGTtcatgacctctgaccctgtGATCTTTAGGATGCTCTAGCAGGGGCGGCCCAGAACCTCCAGCAGGTGGCCGACTCCAGCGTTCCTGTAGTCCTCAACATCATCGGTCTGGAGAGTGCTCAGACTGGGGACTATGAGGCAGCCTTCTCCTGTTTCCTGGCCTCAGCCAGACGGGGTTACTGCAAGGCCCAGTTCAACACTGGAGTCTGCTACGAGAAAGGCAGGGGAGTAGGCAAAGACGGGGAGAAGGTAAGAAACACTTgcaactcacacatacacactgacactcACACAATCAAATGTATGACACACAGTCGAAATCAGGACTTTTAACATTGGGGATATTCGTAATTCCCTGTCCCGTTTCTCTCCTGACTCCCCTCATCGTGTTCCCTCTCCAGGCTCTTCACTTCTACAGCCAGGCAGCGTCTGGAGGTCACAGTCAGGCTCAGTACCGCTGTGCCAAACTCCTCCTCGGCAGCAGAGGGCAGCATAGCACACAGCAGGACCTGGACTCAGCCATCAGCCTGCTGCAACAGGCTGCCTCAGCTGGACTGAAAGAGGTGAGTGAGAAGGAAGTGTGTGTTATGATTGTGTGACTTGGCCGAAAAGGCGACATTGAAAGTCAAATGATTTTAAGTCGTCTTATTCTGTTTTCCTGTTTCTCTCGTTCCCTTCTCTATCAGGCCCAAGTGTTTCTGGGTTCCCTGTTCTCACAGGAGCCAGTCAGAGACGGCCGTAAGTCTGTGCACTACCTGAAGATGGCAGCAGAGAGCGGAGTGAGTGACATCCTCTACACTTAAACTCAACAACTGTCATTATATCTCACTCATCCATCATAACCTGTTCTCAGTTCAGTGTAATGTGAACCAGATGTGTGTTTCTCTTTCGGTATGTGTAGGACAGCGAGGCCCTGCTGTTCCTGGGCCAGTGTTATGAGAGTGGGTTCGGGGTGCCTCAGTGTTTCAGAACAGCAGTAGGGTTCTATCAGCGGGCTGCCCAGGCCGGAAACAGCCAGGCCAAGACCTTACTGACGCCCCCGTGTGGAGTGGAGGGTAAggatacacacactctcactcaatTCAGATTTGCACTTTAACCTATTTGCGCTAAAACCTCTTATTTACACACATCTGAATGAAGTACAATCTTATCATAtgatctccctttctctccctctagaaGATGCCGTCCTGCGCTCTATCCGCTCTTGTCCGTGCTTCTCCATAGCGGACCGTCTGCGGGAACCGCTCTCCACCCTCACCTCCCCTGTCCCACCCTCCAGTGGtcccaccctccccctcccacaCTCCTGGAGCACAGGGAGCATGggtccccctcccacccccccctccccctccccctccacccccccagcTCTGAGGGGAACGCCGTGAGGTGGACTCTAGGTGTGGGGTAGTTAGCGCACACAGTCATGACTTATGAATGTCGTTGTGATTGGATAAGGATGAAAAGGGACCGCATGGTCACATGTTTAACCACTTGGTTGTGTCTCACTGAGGTCACTTTCTCACTGTCGGCACTTAGAACTGGATGTGTATGTAGCGTATGTGTGTATTTGGCTGTAAGTCAATGTGTTGAGGaacgtgtgtgtgtaagtatgggAGACGGCAATACATGTCTGAAAGACATGCATGTGAAATATGAGGTATGGCTTTACCTGTTGACTTTTCCTCAATACCTTTTATTAGTGTTTTTACAATGTAATGctctcatttttatttatttatttattttaccgttattttaccaggtaagttgactgagaacacgttctcatttgcagcaacgacctggggaatagttacaggggagaggagggggatgaatgagccaattgtaaactggggattattaggtgaccatgatggcaCCATCATGGCACAAGCTTGGCCAGTTGTGGTACAATAAACTGCCCTATGGGTAGAAAGATGGTCTTGAGATATACTGTGTGGCCAGTTTCTTAGGTACGCCTATccagtaccgggtcggacccccttTTGCATCCAGAACGACCTGAATTATTTGGGGcgtggaaacgttgctcaattggtatcaggGGATCTAATATTTTCCAGGAAAActttacaccaccgccaccagcctgtaccattgagaCCAGGCAGGGTGGGGCAGGCATGGCTgtttatgccaaatcctgactctgccatcagcatgacgcaacaggaactgggattcgtcggaccaggcaaagTTTTTCCACTCTTCAGTTGCAGCAGTGTTGGTGATCCGttggagctgcttcttcttgtttttagctgataggagtgttCACTTGcacgcctgttagcttgcatgattcttgccattctccttcgacctctcatcaatgagctgttttcgcccacaggactgctgctgactggatgtttgttTGTCGCACCCTTCTCGGTAAAACCCGTGAAAATCCCAGGAGGCCGGCCATTCCAGAGATACTGGAACCAGCGTgcctggcaccgacaatcataccacgctcaaagttgcaTAGGTCACTCGTTTTGTGCATTCTAAtgtcaatcgaacagtaactgaatgcatcaatgcctgtctgctttataaagcaagccacggccacgtgactcactgtctgtaggatcgaaccatttttgtgaatggagtggtgtacctaataaactggccacttaGTGTAATGTGTGCGTGCCTTAGCCTGCTATGCCTCTAAGTACAGTGTGTCTGGTGTTTATTTGTCCCTGTTTAAAATGCTGTCTATACATGGCATAGAGTTAGGCAAAAAGAATGTAAAtgaaaagtgtttttatttttgttcttttCAGAGTAAATTTATCATTTAACTACCAACAATGTTGCCATTTATTATCAGGGCTTAACTATCCAATTCTGTCCAGTAATTGAAAACATAAAGATACTCTCTAACGGGCCTGGGCTTTACCTTGAGGCTGTGTATGATGTGCGTGTATGTATTTTCATTCATAAATTACTGTATGTTGTATTTTCTCATGCTTTAGGAACACTACTGTTGCTGAACGCACAAGGTGTCTAAcaccaataaaaaatataaagctGTTTTATACAACCCAGCCTGTGTGTCATTGAGATGTGCAGAAAATGTAATTAAGTATCTGGGGAACTACATTGTTGTCAAAGCCTATAGTAAGCTCTatcgcagacaaccctgaggctacggtttaagacaggaacaagtacaagaagtcccgctaCGACCTCCGCAGAGTCATCAGATACGCAAAAGGACAATttaggaataaggtggaatcatactACACAGGCTTCAACGCCCGCTGCATGTGGCAGGGGATACaatccattacggattacaaaggaagacccagccgtgatctgcccaacaATGTCTCTTCCAGACGAACTCCAAAGTATTTTATGCACGCTTCGACAATAACAACATACCATGCGTGAGGTTCCCCACCGACCCCGAGCACTGgctgatctcgctctccgaggctgacgtgagtaaggtctttaatcaggGGGCCAGACGCTATTCCAGGGCGTGTTCTCGGAGCATGCACAGATCAGCTGGCAGGCATGTTCACGGAAATTGTCAAtgtctccttgtcccagtctgtaaacCCCATTGTCTCAAgatgaccaccattgttcctgttcccaagaactcttaAGGCTTCATGCCGCAATGACTACTGCCTTGTAGCACTCTTCTGTaatcgtgaagtgctttgaatggctggttATGCCACACATCAATTTCatcatcctagacccactctaatttgcatacagatccatagatgacgcaatctcaattgcactccacactgccttc
Coding sequences within it:
- the LOC111965613 gene encoding DAP3-binding cell death enhancer 1 isoform X1 encodes the protein MWRVQGFVGRVFSRCHGNAPLRLSQNHHVEDEVIHSSTFLSTGRHSPDSSSQKGEDGDKRWKKRTSQFCYDGLPRYTALDAVGWGAAAVLLMQICRRVHSQVSSGAEPNPNTGCPAVQGTLQKFDYRVLLEMLSRCDVLPRGRSVSCLPQRQQAQQRSTSGSSNSYSSSDQLHGEVIADSFLVDCHHSSGREETSFSKSSHSEDKRRARKREAPPQQSEQDALAGAAQNLQQVADSSVPVVLNIIGLESAQTGDYEAAFSCFLASARRGYCKAQFNTGVCYEKGRGVGKDGEKALHFYSQAASGGHSQAQYRCAKLLLGSRGQHSTQQDLDSAISLLQQAASAGLKEAQVFLGSLFSQEPVRDGRKSVHYLKMAAESGDSEALLFLGQCYESGFGVPQCFRTAVGFYQRAAQAGNSQAKTLLTPPCGVEEDAVLRSIRSCPCFSIADRLREPLSTLTSPVPPSSGPTLPLPHSWSTGSMGPPPTPPSPSPSTPPALRGTP
- the LOC111965613 gene encoding DAP3-binding cell death enhancer 1 isoform X2 gives rise to the protein MWRVQGFVGRVFSRCHGNAPLRLSQNHHVEDEVIHSSTFLSTGRHSPDSSSQKGEDGDKRWKKRTSQFCYDGLPRYTALDAVGWGAAAVLLMQICRRVHSQVSSGAEPNPNTGCPAVQGTLQKFDYRVLLEMLSRCDVLPRGRSVSCLPQRQQAQQRSTSGSSNSYSSSDQLHGEVIADSFLVDCHHSSGREETSFSKSSHSEDKRRARKREAPPQQSEQDALAGAAQNLQQVADSSVPVVLNIIGLESAQTGDYEAAFSCFLASARRGYCKAQFNTGVCYEKGRGVGKDGEKALHFYSQAASGGHSQAQYRCAKLLLGSRGQHSTQQDLDSAISLLQQAASAGLKEAQVFLGSLFSQEPVRDGRKSVHYLKMAAESGDSEALLFLGQCYESGFGVPQCFRTAVGFYQRAAQAGNSQAKTLLTPPCGVEDAVLRSIRSCPCFSIADRLREPLSTLTSPVPPSSGPTLPLPHSWSTGSMGPPPTPPSPSPSTPPALRGTP